The genome window AAAAAAGCCCGGCAAATTAATGTTTACCGAGCTGTTATGATGCTTCAGGCAGGATTCGAACCTGTACATGGATAACCATACAACGACCTGAACGTTGCGCGTCTGCCAATTCCGCCACTGAAGCACTAACTATTTTGTAACATTATTAAGTATACCGAACTCATCAAAAATTACAAGTATTTTTATTGGCAATCCTCAATTTACTCTTATTTAACAAATTGAATCATTGTTCCATATGCGGTTAAGACCAAGAATTTTGGTGCAACCTGCATATTAGCAACATCCGTAGTAAAACGAACCCCAACAACACCATCTGCACCTTTTTCACTGGCCCGCCGCTTTAATTTTTCTTGAACATCACTAAATAATTGATCCATGGACTCAAATGAATCAATTGCTTCGGTAGGCATCGCCAAATGACTGGTGGCATTAACAATCCCTAAAATTCGGTGAGCTTGTGGAAATCCCTCGGTTGATAAAAACATCTTGCTATCCTCCTAAAATCACTACCACTTTAAAATAACAAAGAGGCCGGAACATTTCCAGCCTCTTTAGTTTATTGCGGAAAGAATCTGCTACTTTGCTAGAGAACTAATTATTAATTCATTTTGATTCTAACTTCCGCAAAGTCGCATTTATATCATCAACCTAGTGCACCCTGGTGACCTTATTACATAAATATTCAGTCTAAGATTTCATGTCACACTTATGTTGCTTCTAGCCTACTATTAATTTCTTCGGTGCTAGATTGATATAAGGGATCTTACCACTCTAATCTTTCCACACTTATAATGTACCACTATCTGTAAGCGATTTCAACGATTAACTTTAGACAATTTGAGCTAAGAGAACATACATCGCAATCGCATTATTAATCATATGAATCGCAATTGAATTTCGAATGTCGTCCGTTCGCAAATAAACATATGCCAAGACCATCCCCATATAAGCATACATCAAAAAGCTAATGGGGTTAGTACTCATATGTCCAGTAGAAAAGATTACCCCCGAGAGGATAACTTTCGGCCAAATGTTGCCACGCTTAAAGAACATATTTGTCAATGTACCACGAAAAATAAATTCTTCAGCAATTGGACTTAAAACAACTGCCGAGAAACAAAATACGATCGTGATCACTTGATTATGGCCAAGCATACTTCCCAATGCCGCGTTATTAGCTGTCTCAGTTTGATGATAGATAAGTTGGTTGAGGTAGCTAAGGACATCCATTCCCAAAATAATTGCTAGGTACCCACCGATAATCCAACCAACCTTTATTCCCGCTGGCTGCCCTAATTGGTTATAAGCTTCATATGTCCGGTGTGCCCACCAAATAATCGCTAACATTAAACCGATGAATAAGGCCATAAATCCGTCCACAATAAGCTGATTGGTTTTTGAATAACGTAAAGCAAAATTAACTGCCATCGGGGGAACTTCAATTGCAATTAGCATCAGTGCAATTAAAATCACCTTAGATGTCCACTGTTTAATTACTTTTATCATTATTTTTCTCTTCCTTTGCCCGTTTCTCACGCATTCGTTGGATACTCCACCGGGTAGAAATTTTTGTCACAATGATATTTGCAACTACGAAACCAATTACCCAGAGAAGGTACATCACCCAACCAGAAATATAATTTTCAGCAGTCAACCATACTAAAAGCGCAAAGATGATAAACGGCGGAATGACCACCTTAAGAATAAATTCTGCTTTCACAAAGAAAACCTCCATTATTATTTGTCCAACAGTTTACTAAATCAACATGTAAAGTGCAAGGGTACTAAGAAGGCTGAGAAAAGTTTTCGCTTTCCTCAGCCTCACCATTTTTAATTTATATTTAACTAAACCTAGTTATTCTTTGATGCAGCAACTACTTCGTCATAAGTAGGAATTGATGGTAATGCACCAAGCTTTTGAACAGCTAATGAACTTGCCCGTTGAGCGTAAACAATTGCCTTTTCGATGTTGCTCATATCAGGCTTTAATTGGGATGAAAGAGCACCAATGAATGTATCACCAGCGGCAGTAGTATCAACAGCATTAACCTTAAAGGCAGGAATGAAGTTGTAACCATCTTGAGTACAGTAGAAGGCACCTTTTGCTCCAACAGTAATAATTAAATTACGGACACCCATTTGAGCAAACTTAGCAGCTGACATAAGCATTGAAGTTTCGTCTGTAATAATAATCCCTGTTAAAGCAGCACTTTCTGTTTCATTTGGAATGATTAAGTCAGTTAACTTCAATAGGTCAGGGTTAATTTCATGAGCAGGAGCAGGATTCAAGATTGTCTTTACACCATTTTCCTTTGCAATTTGGAATGCCCGTAAAGTAGCTTCTTGTGGTGTTTCAAATTGAGCAATGACAAAATCGGCAGCAGCAATTTGATCGCGAGCATCTTCAACTTCCTTAACGCTTAATTGTTGGTTTGCTCCTCCGTATACTAAGATACTGTTTTGGCCGCTTTCATCAAGTAAGATGGCTGCAGATCCAGTACCTGCTTGATCGTCAACATGGATCCCAGTTGTGTCGACGTTGTTATTCTTGAGGTCATTGATCATCATCTTACCACCAGCGTCATCACCAACTTGACCAACAAATGCTGTTTCAGCGCCTGAACGTGCAGCAGCAACAGCTTGGTTTGCACCTTTTCCCCCGGCAGCATTAGTTTTACTTAAAGCGGCAATTGTTTCCCCAGGTAATGGCATCCGCTTAACCTTCATTGTTGTATCAACATTTAAACTACCTACAATTGTTACATGATTTGTCATTTGTTTATTTCCTCCTTAAACAATTGGCATCTAATTGATAATATCATCATACCATATTATTTTGGACGATAGGAACTTGTACTATCTCGTTTAATTAATTTTACCGGAAAGTTTTGCACACGGGCTTCAGCACTACTATGACTAATCTGTTCAATGAGCATTTTAGTAGCTCCCGCACCGAGGTTAAAAATAGGCTGTTGCACCGTAGTTAATCGGGGATAAACATAATCATCCCAGTAGATGTTATCATAACCAATCACAGAAATATCTTCAGGAACCTTAACGTCTAATTCATGTAGCCCCCGCAACAATCCAATTGCCATTTCATCATTTGCCGCGAAAACAGCAGAGGCACCAGTTGCTAAAACATCTTTTACCGCTTTATATCCGCCATCCTTTGTCAAGGGTGCCCGAATAACATCGTGAATCGGATCTAGGCTTAGATTATTTTCTTTAATAATATTTTTAAATCCATTCATTCGGTGATTTAAGTTTTCAGTAGGATTATCAGAAGTAAGAACGGCAATATGTTTGTGACCAAGTTCAATGAGGTGCTTAGCCGCAATTTGACCACCAAGGTAATCATTGGTTTGTACCCGGTCACCCTCCTGCGTATGATTCTGGTCAAATAAAATATAAGGAATTTCATTAAAGGAGATAACCTCTTTAATTGTCTCAGTAGTCATCGTTGCACTAGCAATTACTAATCCACTAATTGATCGTTCAATCATCTGGGAAAGGTAATATTTTTCCAGCTTTGGGTCACGGTTGGCACTAAAGACAAGCGGAATAAATTCTGCTTCACGAGCAATACTCTGTACCCCTTCAACAAAAGTACCAAAAAACGGGTTGGCAATATTAGGAACTAGTACCCCAATTGTCTTGGCGCTCTTTAAAATTAAGTTACGAGCATTAAAATCAGGAACGTATTTATACTTATCCCGTAATGCCAAAACTCGTTCTTGAGTTGCTGTACTGAATCGATCACCTTTATTATTTAAAATTTGCGAAACAGTGGTTACAGAAACACCAGCTTCTTTTGCTAAATCACGAATTGTTATTTTCTTTTTCATGGCTGTTCAACCTCTTTAGTAAACAGTTTTATCTAGTTAATAATATTTAACTAATTTAAACTATCTCAACTCATATTGCAATCACATTTCATTAAAAATATCATTAAAAATCTGTTTCCCGGTTGCCATTTGAGTCCCACGAACGCGGAGGTAATCAATCTTAGCTCGCAAAATATCATATTCCCACAATGAAGATAGGTCATGGTCATTATAGTAATGAATTGTTACCTTAATGGGCGTAAGATCAGTAATTATCCCTGTAAAATCATCACTCCCCTTATACTTTTCAGTGCCAATCACAACTGGAAGGCGGTTTTCATAAGAATCATTGAGAAGGTTTGACAATAGGTTCCCTTGAGTAATTTCTGGATGGTTATCGATAAACTTTTGCACTTGCCAAATATCAAAATAATTGTAATCATGGGCAACTTTAGTCTTTTCAGAAACCGTCATTAGATAATCACTGTGACGTTCCGTATAAAGGATGCTCTTAATCCGAATAGCAATTAGTCCGTTGATTTTACCGTCCCAGTCAATACTGATCATTAAGCAAAATACCGGGTCGAGGGCAACCACAAATCCGACATTAAAATAATCGTCATTTGGCAAGTTATGAACCTCAATCAACGTTCCCTGTTGCTTAGCCATTGTTAATTGAACGCGATTCTCACTTTCACTTTCTTTTCTCATCTTTACTTCCTTACTATTAATTTTTCACATGATTAGATTTTTAAAATTTAATCACATCTCTATTCTTATTATAATCGCTAACAATGTGGATGTGATAACTTTTACCACGATAAGTTAAATCTAGGAACCACCAAATATTGTAAAATTAGGTGTGTCATTCCACAATATTTTGTAGTAAGATATTTTTTGTGACAAAAAAGTAAAGAGGGGCCATTATGGTGATTATTACAGCAGGGATGATTGGTGTCGGTAAAACAACTTTAACTGGGAAGATTGCCGAACACTTACATACAAAAGCATTTTTTGAACCAGTCGGAGAAAATCCAGTTTTACCACTGTATTATAAAAATCCAAAACAGTACGGCTTTTTACTCCAAATTTATTTTTTAAACAAGCGTTTCTCAATGATTAAACAAGCCCTTACTGATGATAACAATGTGCTCGACCGTTCTATTTACGAAGATGCCTTGTTTACACGAGAAAATAACGCCGAGGGAAACATCACTGATACTGAATTAGAAGTATACTTAAAGCTTCTCGACAACATGATGAGTGACCTCCAACAGTTACCTAAGCGCGCACCAGATTTAATGGTTTATTCTGAAACTGATTTTGAAACCATCTTATACCGAATTAAAAAGCGCGGACGGGATTACGAGCAAATTGATACTAATCCAGAGTTAAAGGATTACTATTACAAGATGTGGAGTGCCTACAAGCAATGGTACAAGGATTACGATGCTAGTCCAAAAATGAAAATTGATTTAGAGCGTTATGATCTTGAAGATCCTAAGAACGTTGATGCGGTCTTAGCAATGATTGATGAACGGTTGAAGTCATTACGCTAAATAATTGATAAGAGCATGATTAGAGGTTTGCCTTTTAATCATGCTCTTTCCTTTTCTTCAACAAACGACGAAACATTTCAATCGTTCCTGCCGTCCCTACTCCACCAAGCAAAGGAACATATTGAGGGATATTAACATCGTTCTTTCGCGCTTGAACGGGATGTTTGACAACAATTGGCATCGCCTCACTCTCCTCTTTCCTATCTGTCATTGGAATAGGATTAGCCCGTTCATTGCTGGTGTTAACTTGATCATCGTATTTAGTAAGTTGGTAAGTATCAATCAGCTGATTTAGCTTCCGATCATACTCGGGATCTGTTGCATATCTTCCGCAAAGTGCCCGCGTAGCTTCACGATAATTTTTGGTATTTTGACGATGAACTCCTTGATAAAGTGGGGCTTCTAATGTTTGCGCATAATCTCTCAATGCTTCATATTCACTTGCATACTGGCGAAAATTACTAACGACCTGAAACTTATGTCCTTGTTCGTCATATTCAGTCGTGGGTTGAGCAACTGTTTGCCGGGCAAAATAACCCTTAACCCCAAAAAGATTATTATTAGGCGCCTTTCCCAACGTACTGCATCCCCAGTCGCTCTCTAAGGCTGCTTGCGCAATAATAAGTGATGGATACAAATCATATTCCCGACCAATTTGTTGAGCAGCTGGGGCTATTCGATTAATAAATCGTGCTTGGACTGCGGATGGTTGTTGAGGTTGATAAACCTGCTCATCTTCTTTACCTTCTAGCAGCTGCCTTTGTTCAGCAGAGTTTTCAGTTGAAGATTGAATAGTTTCATGCTCTGGCGCTTCCTCTGTACCTGTCAAAGCATTATTTTGCTCATTTTCCTTTGCTTGAGCAGCATTTTCATATTCTGTTAAATAAGCATCAATATATTCTTCATCATGATTAACTAAGGCCTCTTCATCAATCGGCTTTGCACGTTTCACATCTTCATTTGCATCAAATTGTGCTTGTTGGATAGCGTCCGCTTTAATCGGTTGCCCATTAAGACTTGTTAAAACAATTAATGCACTCGTAATAGCACGGCGGTTTAACACAATAAAACACTCCTTCATAATGTCCTATAGTATATATACGTGAAAATTATGAATTTGCATTTTTAAACTAGAAAAGACTAGAAGAAAATTCCCCTAGTCTTTATGCTTTACATTTCAGGATATGTCGTTTCCTTAATATCCAACTTTTGATTCTTCAAATTTGTCTTAACAACGGTAACGTCACATGGTGCTTCACGAATAGTATAAGCAGCCGTTGAACCAACAAGCAGACGACCGACAACATTTAATCCGGTTGCGCCAATAATGATTAAATCAATATCATTTTCTTTTGGATAACGTTCTGCAAGTTCAACCTTAGCGTTACCAACTTTTACATCAGTTTCAACATCTTTTATTCCAGCAGCTTCTGCTTTTTTCTTGTAGTCAGCTAATTTCTTTTGCATTGTTTCAATTGCTGAATCATAAATGCTATGACTAACAAAGCCGTATCCACCAGGACCAGTACTTGGATAACGTTCACCATTGATAATACTTAATAAGTACAATTTAGCATCATTGGTCTTAGCAGTGTCAACCGCTTTTTCAAAAGCCATATCAGCTTGCTTTGAACCATCAACACCAACAAGAATATTTTGATAACTCATTCTTGACACCTCCATTTTGTATCCTTATTTTAGCACAAAATTAATCAGTAACGAGATTATTAATTGCCTCCATGTAAATCGCCATCGATGTAATTAAATCTTTAACAGGTTGATATTCATTAGCCTGATGCATTGTATTTGGCGTATGTGGCATTAAAGCACCAAAGGCAACGCCCCGCTTCATCAAACGACCATAAGTTCCACCACCAACGACTTCTGGTTTTGCGTCTGTATCTCCAGTTTGGTCAATATAAGCTTGCATCAATGTCTTAACGATTGGATCATCTGGATCAACATAATGTGGAGCTTGAGATGGACCTTGTGTAACTTTAATTTGTAATTTGTCGGCAATCGCCTTTACAGTATCCTCTAGCTTATCTGGTGTCACACCTTTAGGGAAGCGGAAGTTCATGTCAATGTGGCCACCCTTGTCCGCATCAAAGTTTAAAATTCCGGCGTTCATAGTTAATTCACCCATTACCGGATCAGTGTAAGCACCATTAAAGCCATCCATCCGCGTATCTAAATGAAGATAATCAGCTAAGAATTCAATGAAGCTCTTTGCGCCTCCACCAAAGTCATATCGATTTAAGAACTTTGCAAGGTAGGTTGCTGCATTGATTCCCTTTTCTGGTTCCATTCCATGCGCAGCTTTTCCGATGACAGTAATCTTAAGCCCCTTATCTGTTGATTCAATATTACCTTCAACCGGGTTTTCTTCAATAAAGTGGCCAAAATCATTAGTAACTTCTTGAGGGTTATCCGTCCGCATGAGGGCAACTGCTTCCCGCGGTACCATGTTGAAACGTAAGCCAGATTCAAAACTAACTAGTTGTGTTGAGGCATCCCCATTGCCAGCAGGGACATCAAGCAAGAGCGATACTTGACCCTTTTCACCGTTAATTACTGGGAATTCCGCATCTGGTGAAAAACCAAATGTTGGGGCTGGCTCAACTTCAAAGTAACGGTGCATTCCAGTCCAGTTACTTTCTTCATCAGTTCCAACGATAAAACGAACTTTCTTGTTAAACTTTACGCCTTGATCTTTCAAATACTTCAAGGCATAGTAAGCGGCCATTCCAGGTCCCTTATCATCAGAAGCACCACGACCATATAAGTTGCCATCCTTGATAACTGGGTCAAATGGATCCGTATCCCAACCCTTACCAGCAGGCATTACGTCAAGATGGGCTAAAATAGCAAGTGTTTCATCGCCTTCACCCCATTCAGCATACCCAACAAGGTTATCGATGTTCTTTACTTTAAAACCGTCTTGTTCTGCCATCTCTAAAAATGCTTTTAGCGCTTGCGCAGGACGAGGGCCAAGCGGGTATTCATCTGTTGCCGCCGAATCATCACGGACACTGGGGATCTTCATTAATGCTACGAGATCATTTAAATAATTTTCTTTTTGCGCCTCTGCGGCTTTCATCCAATCAGTCAAGATTAATCCCTCCAAAATATTCTACTTTGACTAATTTTAATGATACCATTAAATTGTCTATTAAATAAAATAATAAGGAGTCTTAACTGTGAAAAAACTTACTGACCAAATCTTAAAGGATGTTATTACTCCCCGTCCTGAAAACAGTTTTAAAGGTACTTTTGGGAAAGTTACTCTTATCGGCGGCAATCGTAATTTTGGTGGCGCAATCATCATGGCATCAACCGCGGCCGTCTGTGCTGGTGCTGGGCTTGTAACAACTGCTACTGATGAAATCAACGCTAGTGCCCTCCATGCGCAGTTGCCAGAAGCAATGTTCGCTGATTTTACTGATGATGCCCTAGTCGCTGACCTTACCCAAGCTGCTACCAGTGTGGTCGTTGGGCCAGGCCTCGGAAATGATGGAACAAGTTTACGA of Limosilactobacillus reuteri subsp. reuteri contains these proteins:
- a CDS encoding heavy metal-binding domain-containing protein, producing the protein MFLSTEGFPQAHRILGIVNATSHLAMPTEAIDSFESMDQLFSDVQEKLKRRASEKGADGVVGVRFTTDVANMQVAPKFLVLTAYGTMIQFVK
- a CDS encoding glycoside hydrolase family 73 protein, encoding MKECFIVLNRRAITSALIVLTSLNGQPIKADAIQQAQFDANEDVKRAKPIDEEALVNHDEEYIDAYLTEYENAAQAKENEQNNALTGTEEAPEHETIQSSTENSAEQRQLLEGKEDEQVYQPQQPSAVQARFINRIAPAAQQIGREYDLYPSLIIAQAALESDWGCSTLGKAPNNNLFGVKGYFARQTVAQPTTEYDEQGHKFQVVSNFRQYASEYEALRDYAQTLEAPLYQGVHRQNTKNYREATRALCGRYATDPEYDRKLNQLIDTYQLTKYDDQVNTSNERANPIPMTDRKEESEAMPIVVKHPVQARKNDVNIPQYVPLLGGVGTAGTIEMFRRLLKKRKEHD
- the pepV gene encoding dipeptidase PepV — encoded protein: MTDWMKAAEAQKENYLNDLVALMKIPSVRDDSAATDEYPLGPRPAQALKAFLEMAEQDGFKVKNIDNLVGYAEWGEGDETLAILAHLDVMPAGKGWDTDPFDPVIKDGNLYGRGASDDKGPGMAAYYALKYLKDQGVKFNKKVRFIVGTDEESNWTGMHRYFEVEPAPTFGFSPDAEFPVINGEKGQVSLLLDVPAGNGDASTQLVSFESGLRFNMVPREAVALMRTDNPQEVTNDFGHFIEENPVEGNIESTDKGLKITVIGKAAHGMEPEKGINAATYLAKFLNRYDFGGGAKSFIEFLADYLHLDTRMDGFNGAYTDPVMGELTMNAGILNFDADKGGHIDMNFRFPKGVTPDKLEDTVKAIADKLQIKVTQGPSQAPHYVDPDDPIVKTLMQAYIDQTGDTDAKPEVVGGGTYGRLMKRGVAFGALMPHTPNTMHQANEYQPVKDLITSMAIYMEAINNLVTD
- a CDS encoding deoxynucleoside kinase: MVIITAGMIGVGKTTLTGKIAEHLHTKAFFEPVGENPVLPLYYKNPKQYGFLLQIYFLNKRFSMIKQALTDDNNVLDRSIYEDALFTRENNAEGNITDTELEVYLKLLDNMMSDLQQLPKRAPDLMVYSETDFETILYRIKKRGRDYEQIDTNPELKDYYYKMWSAYKQWYKDYDASPKMKIDLERYDLEDPKNVDAVLAMIDERLKSLR
- the rbsR gene encoding ribose utilization transcriptional repressor RbsR — translated: MKKKITIRDLAKEAGVSVTTVSQILNNKGDRFSTATQERVLALRDKYKYVPDFNARNLILKSAKTIGVLVPNIANPFFGTFVEGVQSIAREAEFIPLVFSANRDPKLEKYYLSQMIERSISGLVIASATMTTETIKEVISFNEIPYILFDQNHTQEGDRVQTNDYLGGQIAAKHLIELGHKHIAVLTSDNPTENLNHRMNGFKNIIKENNLSLDPIHDVIRAPLTKDGGYKAVKDVLATGASAVFAANDEMAIGLLRGLHELDVKVPEDISVIGYDNIYWDDYVYPRLTTVQQPIFNLGAGATKMLIEQISHSSAEARVQNFPVKLIKRDSTSSYRPK
- a CDS encoding universal stress protein codes for the protein MEVSRMSYQNILVGVDGSKQADMAFEKAVDTAKTNDAKLYLLSIINGERYPSTGPGGYGFVSHSIYDSAIETMQKKLADYKKKAEAAGIKDVETDVKVGNAKVELAERYPKENDIDLIIIGATGLNVVGRLLVGSTAAYTIREAPCDVTVVKTNLKNQKLDIKETTYPEM
- the rbsK gene encoding ribokinase, with translation MTNHVTIVGSLNVDTTMKVKRMPLPGETIAALSKTNAAGGKGANQAVAAARSGAETAFVGQVGDDAGGKMMINDLKNNNVDTTGIHVDDQAGTGSAAILLDESGQNSILVYGGANQQLSVKEVEDARDQIAAADFVIAQFETPQEATLRAFQIAKENGVKTILNPAPAHEINPDLLKLTDLIIPNETESAALTGIIITDETSMLMSAAKFAQMGVRNLIITVGAKGAFYCTQDGYNFIPAFKVNAVDTTAAGDTFIGALSSQLKPDMSNIEKAIVYAQRASSLAVQKLGALPSIPTYDEVVAASKNN
- a CDS encoding CPBP family intramembrane glutamic endopeptidase, which gives rise to MIKVIKQWTSKVILIALMLIAIEVPPMAVNFALRYSKTNQLIVDGFMALFIGLMLAIIWWAHRTYEAYNQLGQPAGIKVGWIIGGYLAIILGMDVLSYLNQLIYHQTETANNAALGSMLGHNQVITIVFCFSAVVLSPIAEEFIFRGTLTNMFFKRGNIWPKVILSGVIFSTGHMSTNPISFLMYAYMGMVLAYVYLRTDDIRNSIAIHMINNAIAMYVLLAQIV